The following proteins are co-located in the Pedobacter frigiditerrae genome:
- a CDS encoding TonB-dependent receptor plug domain-containing protein, protein MNKKTKLIVAGLGLVQLALLGKSAVAQDAKTLNEVVISTTKNEQKQSQTGKVVTIITSEELARSSGRNLAELLNQQAGITVVGAGSNASKERSVFFRGAASAYAVILIDGVLATDPSGTGGAFDLRLLAIDQIERIEILRGGQSTIYGSDAVAGVINIITKKNGTKGNNVYGVASAGSYGTYKGQIGLSSKVDAFTYNLSYSHFKTDGISEAENPAGNTQVFDKDGVKQDALNANFSIQVDKRFSINPFARYYEGKFDYDDNAFTDANNTSISKHFNGGLNAVYQLGKGKISLNYSHENTNREYKSLYGGKYQGKMDLLDVFYNQNLGEKVNILLGLDNRATSVTYFSAAATKEPSANLFSTYASVFLHDLSVFNLEVGGRYNKHNKYGENYTYAVTPSINIVKEVKLFGTISSAFRAPTLDMLFGMYGANLNLKPEKALTYEAGASLNFLDEKINLRVVGFKRDMEDAIIYGATGYINQDQQKDKGFEIEPSIKFGKFSLNGYYAYVEGKQITGTKVSDILLRRPKNTYGVNAGVQATENLYLSANYKFTGERTDSDFSTFPSVNKVLDSYQLFNFYVEYALAKKRVKIFADLKNLTDEKYIEIIGYRTMGFNMNAGVSFNFK, encoded by the coding sequence ATGAACAAAAAAACAAAATTGATTGTCGCAGGTCTAGGACTTGTGCAATTAGCCCTTTTGGGTAAATCTGCTGTGGCACAAGATGCCAAAACATTAAATGAAGTGGTTATTTCTACCACAAAAAATGAACAAAAACAATCACAAACAGGTAAAGTAGTAACAATCATTACAAGCGAAGAATTAGCTCGTAGTAGCGGAAGAAACTTGGCCGAACTGTTAAATCAGCAAGCTGGAATTACAGTTGTTGGTGCTGGAAGTAACGCAAGTAAAGAAAGAAGCGTGTTTTTTAGAGGTGCAGCAAGTGCTTATGCCGTTATTTTAATTGATGGTGTTCTAGCTACTGATCCTTCTGGAACTGGAGGTGCTTTCGATTTACGTTTATTGGCCATCGACCAAATCGAGAGAATTGAAATTTTAAGAGGTGGTCAGTCGACTATCTATGGTTCTGATGCTGTTGCTGGTGTTATCAATATTATCACTAAAAAGAATGGCACAAAAGGTAATAATGTTTATGGTGTGGCATCTGCTGGAAGCTATGGAACTTATAAAGGACAAATTGGATTAAGCAGTAAAGTTGATGCTTTTACTTATAACCTAAGTTATTCTCATTTTAAAACTGATGGAATCTCTGAGGCTGAAAATCCTGCAGGAAATACTCAAGTTTTTGATAAAGATGGTGTTAAACAAGATGCATTAAACGCAAACTTCTCCATACAAGTTGATAAGAGATTTAGCATCAATCCTTTTGCACGTTATTATGAAGGCAAGTTTGATTATGATGATAATGCCTTTACTGACGCAAACAACACCTCAATCTCAAAACATTTTAATGGTGGTTTAAATGCTGTTTATCAATTAGGCAAAGGAAAAATCAGTTTAAATTATAGTCACGAGAATACTAATCGTGAATATAAAAGTTTATATGGTGGCAAATACCAAGGTAAAATGGATTTGCTTGATGTTTTCTACAATCAAAATCTGGGAGAGAAAGTAAACATCCTTTTAGGTTTAGATAATAGAGCAACTTCAGTAACTTATTTTAGTGCTGCTGCAACAAAAGAACCATCAGCAAATTTATTCAGTACTTATGCATCTGTGTTTTTACACGATTTAAGTGTTTTCAATTTAGAAGTTGGTGGCCGTTATAACAAGCACAATAAATACGGTGAAAACTACACTTATGCTGTAACGCCAAGCATCAATATTGTTAAAGAGGTAAAGTTATTTGGTACAATTTCTTCTGCATTTAGAGCACCAACTTTAGATATGTTGTTTGGTATGTATGGAGCTAACTTGAACTTAAAGCCAGAAAAAGCATTAACGTATGAAGCTGGAGCAAGCTTAAATTTCTTAGATGAGAAAATTAATCTTCGCGTTGTTGGTTTCAAGAGAGATATGGAAGACGCCATTATTTATGGGGCAACAGGATATATTAATCAAGACCAACAAAAAGATAAAGGTTTTGAAATTGAACCAAGTATAAAGTTTGGTAAATTCTCATTGAACGGTTATTACGCCTATGTTGAAGGAAAACAAATTACTGGAACTAAGGTGTCGGATATTCTTTTGCGTAGACCAAAAAATACTTATGGAGTTAATGCTGGTGTTCAAGCGACTGAAAATTTATACTTAAGTGCTAACTATAAATTTACTGGAGAAAGAACTGATAGTGATTTTAGTACTTTTCCTTCAGTTAATAAGGTGCTGGATTCTTATCAGTTATTTAACTTTTATGTGGAATATGCTTTGGCTAAAAAACGTGTTAAAATCTTCGCAGATTTGAAAAACTTAACTGACGAAAAGTACATTGAGATTATTGGTTACCGAACAATGGGTTTCAATATGAATGCTGGTGTAAGCTTTAATTTTAAATAA